A region from the Corylus avellana chromosome ca7, CavTom2PMs-1.0 genome encodes:
- the LOC132187322 gene encoding protein IQ-DOMAIN 8-like, protein MGASGKWLKSLFTLKKPHATNQEKVGDNTKKKWRLWRSSSEGMNRGHIFASKASDSSSDAFNSAIATVMRAQPKDFMVIKQEWAAIRIQSVFRGFLARQALRALRAVVRLQAIFRGRQVRKQAAVTLRCMQALVRVQARVRANSVRTSSEGLLDEHLIDPMKQAEHGWCDSPGTIDEVRAKLQMRQEGALKRERAIAYSRFQQQPRLSASPRSRTSKPVTSPKHHRQDKNISEWSWLDRWMAVKPWESRLMTDPSELTPLSRKSDENVVNFPSHSLDYVKSRISARPLSVGQISCSSSAPSSESLYDESCASTSSTSTSPTIGESNLRTPSYLNLTESTRAKQRACGFFPHGLQRPFMEDFVCHKKPMVFSNADSRSIACSNPSVDLNKDLYPPAALVRHNRVIYRQH, encoded by the exons ATGGGTGCCTCAGGAAAATGGCTAAAATCACTATTCACTCTAAAGAAGCCCCACGCAACCAACCAG GAAAAGGTTGGGGATAACACCAAGAAGAAATGGAGGCTATGGAGGAGCTCATCAGAGGGCATGAATAGGGGCCACATTTTTGCATCTAAGGCGTCCGATTCTTCCTCTGATGCTTTCAATTCCGCCATTGCTACTGTAATGAGAGCACAACCTAAAGATTTCATGGTGATCAAGCAAGAATGGGCTGCCATTCGGATCCAATCCGTGTTTCGAGGCTTCTTG GCAAGACAGGCTTTGAGGGCTTTGAGAGCAGTGGTGAGGCTTCAAGCTATATTTCGAGGCAGGCAGGTTCGGAAGCAAGCTGCTGTTACACTGAGGTGCATGCAGGCTCTTGTTCGGGTTCAGGCTCGAGTAAGGGCAAATTCTGTGAGGACATCCTCAGAAGGGCTATTGGATGAACACCTTATTGATCCCATGAAGCAGGCTGAG CACGGATGGTGTGATAGTCCAGGAACCATAGATGAAGTCAGAGCAAAGCTACAAATGAGGCAAGAAGGAGCTCTCAAGAGGGAGAGAGCAATTGCCTACTCCCGCTTTCAACAG cAACCAAGATTGTCTGCTAGTCCCAGGTCAAGAACCAGCAAGCCAGTGACTTCTCCCAAGCATCATAGGCAAGATAAGAACATCTCTGAATGGAGCTGGTTAGACCGTTGGATGGCAGTCAAGCCATGGGAAAGCAGATTGATGACTGACCCCTCAGAACTTACTCCATTGTCTAGGAAAAGCGATGAAAATGTTGTCAATTTTCCTTCACATTCTTTAGATTATGTGAAATCCAGGATCTCAGCTAGACCACTTTCAGTTGGTCAAATCAGTTGCTCATCTTCTGCCCCAAGTTCTGAATCTCTATATGATGAGAGTTGTGCATCAACTTCATCTACATCCACATCTCCAACAATAGGAGAAAGCAATCTCCGTACTCCCAGCTACTTGAATCTCACAGAGTCAACTAGGGCTAAGCAAAGAGCTTGCGGGTTCTTCCCTCATGGTTTGCAGAGGCCTTTTATGGAGGATTTTGTGTGCCATAAAAAGCCAATGGTATTTTCTAATGCAGATTCGAGGAGCATTGCTTGTTCTAATCCTTCAGTTGATTTGAACAAAGATTTGTACCCACCAGCTGCATTGGTTAGACACAACCGGGTAATATATCGACAACACTAA